A genome region from Thermomonospora amylolytica includes the following:
- a CDS encoding DUF397 domain-containing protein, translating to MANRDFTSVVWRKSSHSNGGGECVEVAAARSVVAIRDSKSPDMPHLVTTAQGWRSLVASVKRGAFDR from the coding sequence ATGGCGAACCGTGACTTCACCTCGGTTGTCTGGCGCAAGAGCAGCCACAGCAACGGAGGCGGTGAGTGCGTCGAAGTCGCCGCCGCCCGAAGCGTGGTGGCGATCCGGGACAGCAAGTCACCAGACATGCCGCACCTTGTCACTACTGCGCAGGGGTGGCGCTCCCTGGTTGCATCGGTGAAGCGGGGCGCGTTCGACCGCTAG
- a CDS encoding UTRA domain-containing protein codes for MTRPARIHVSSETAPRHVAAALGMPDPFARVLVRRCVFTDPRHANPVELRTTYLPDLDPTGPLAEVLEQPDPWASDLARHVLRTPFIGTSDIYARPADTYETAALHLAPPALVLVRATTTYDESRSPIEHTVSVWPAESTRITATAHRIEPTTG; via the coding sequence CTGACCCGCCCCGCCCGCATCCACGTCAGCAGCGAAACCGCGCCCCGCCACGTCGCCGCCGCCCTCGGCATGCCCGACCCGTTCGCCCGCGTGCTGGTGCGCCGTTGCGTCTTCACCGACCCCCGCCATGCCAACCCCGTCGAGCTGCGCACCACCTACCTGCCGGACCTTGACCCCACCGGCCCGCTCGCCGAAGTCCTAGAGCAACCCGATCCCTGGGCCAGCGACCTTGCCCGGCACGTCCTCCGCACCCCGTTCATCGGCACCAGCGACATCTACGCCCGCCCAGCCGACACCTACGAGACCGCCGCCTTGCACCTGGCCCCGCCCGCCCTCGTGCTGGTGCGCGCCACCACCACCTACGACGAAAGCCGCAGTCCGATCGAACACACCGTGTCCGTCTGGCCCGCCGAGTCCACCCGCATCACCGCCACCGCCCACCGAATCGAACCCACCACCGGCTGA
- a CDS encoding methyltransferase domain-containing protein, with protein MTEREDPAASPFAQVDRIPPEIRAKLIGALDQMAADPRIRRVREVARRDLAPRPGDRLLDVGCGAGEEARRLAGMVAPAGEVTAVDLSAEAIAVAAQRHDGSAVRYAVADVGALPFPDGSFDGVRTERVLQHVSDPDRAVAELARVARPGGRLCLVDTDWESVAVDGLPDDLVADVKAALAADERMRHASMGRTLRRRLLRAGMTEVTCEPVAFSFTGAADAATIVPLFNPDIPPEAGMLRGELHDRWLTAVAEADARGELLAVLTMWVAAGRKPG; from the coding sequence ATGACCGAGCGGGAGGATCCCGCGGCATCGCCGTTCGCGCAGGTGGACCGGATACCGCCGGAGATACGGGCCAAGCTGATCGGCGCACTGGACCAGATGGCGGCCGATCCCCGGATCCGGCGCGTTCGCGAGGTGGCGCGGCGGGACCTGGCGCCCCGTCCCGGAGACCGGCTGCTGGACGTCGGGTGCGGGGCCGGGGAGGAGGCGCGGCGGCTGGCCGGGATGGTGGCGCCCGCCGGCGAGGTCACCGCCGTGGACCTGTCGGCCGAGGCCATCGCGGTCGCCGCACAACGTCACGACGGCAGTGCCGTGCGGTACGCGGTCGCCGACGTGGGCGCGCTGCCGTTCCCCGACGGCTCCTTCGACGGCGTACGGACCGAACGCGTCCTGCAGCACGTCTCCGACCCCGACCGGGCGGTCGCCGAACTGGCCCGTGTGGCCCGGCCGGGCGGGCGGTTGTGCCTGGTGGACACCGACTGGGAGTCCGTGGCGGTGGACGGGCTGCCCGACGACCTGGTCGCCGACGTGAAGGCGGCCCTCGCGGCCGACGAACGGATGCGTCACGCGTCGATGGGACGCACGCTGCGCCGCAGGCTGCTGCGCGCCGGCATGACGGAGGTGACCTGCGAGCCCGTCGCCTTCTCGTTCACGGGCGCCGCCGACGCCGCGACGATCGTCCCCCTGTTCAACCCCGACATCCCGCCCGAGGCGGGCATGCTCCGCGGCGAACTCCACGACCGCTGGCTCACCGCGGTCGCCGAGGCCGACGCCCGCGGGGAGCTCCTCGCCGTTCTCACCATGTGGGTCGCCGCGGGCCGCAAACCTGGCTGA
- a CDS encoding helix-turn-helix domain-containing protein, translated as MPRRAHTARHRRLVQELRRLREQAGLRQEDVARELDWSLSKQEKIERGAIGIRIADVRAMLDLFGLTGPEHREQYDALVRLARDARVKGWWNDYADAIPGWFESYVGLEADASGLLIFQDQVVPGLLQTEDYARAVYEAVRPPLETSKIDRAVAARMERQGRLTDETPLKIHAVLDEAVLHRQFGGRAVLQAQLRHLRHMARHPEADIKIQVRPFSAGAHPAVGTSFVILRFQHPGDGNPDVVYLEDLTSSAYLEEDPHLFRYNLAFEDLRATALPEDESIALIDRLAERLSEQEGGRDGEP; from the coding sequence ATGCCACGTCGCGCCCATACCGCCCGTCATCGACGGCTCGTTCAGGAGCTTCGTCGTTTGCGGGAACAGGCGGGGCTGCGTCAGGAGGATGTGGCGCGGGAGCTGGATTGGTCGCTGTCCAAGCAAGAGAAGATCGAGCGGGGAGCGATAGGCATCCGCATCGCGGACGTGCGCGCCATGCTTGACCTGTTCGGCCTCACCGGGCCAGAGCACAGAGAGCAGTACGACGCACTCGTGAGGCTCGCGCGGGACGCCCGCGTCAAAGGTTGGTGGAACGACTACGCGGACGCCATCCCCGGATGGTTCGAGTCCTACGTAGGACTCGAAGCCGACGCGAGTGGCTTGCTCATCTTCCAAGATCAGGTTGTGCCGGGCCTGCTCCAGACTGAGGACTACGCACGGGCCGTCTACGAGGCGGTTCGTCCGCCCTTGGAGACCAGCAAGATCGATCGTGCTGTTGCGGCTCGTATGGAGCGACAGGGGCGGTTGACCGATGAGACGCCCCTCAAGATCCACGCGGTTCTAGACGAAGCCGTTCTTCATCGCCAGTTCGGCGGTCGGGCCGTCCTGCAAGCCCAGCTCCGCCATCTCCGTCACATGGCCCGTCACCCAGAGGCGGACATCAAGATCCAGGTGCGCCCGTTCAGCGCCGGAGCGCACCCAGCCGTGGGTACGTCGTTTGTGATCTTGAGGTTCCAGCATCCGGGAGACGGCAACCCCGATGTTGTGTATCTGGAAGACCTCACAAGCAGCGCCTACCTAGAAGAGGACCCGCATCTTTTCCGGTATAACCTGGCGTTTGAGGACCTACGCGCTACGGCACTCCCCGAGGACGAGTCCATCGCCTTGATCGACCGCCTAGCCGAGCGCTTGTCAGAGCAGGAAGGAGGGCGGGATGGCGAACCGTGA
- a CDS encoding ATP-binding protein — translation MIAAGLLAGDGPVSVVLSVVARRFPGGDGSAGARVDVRQVRRFVRGVLGEVLDGAGVDLDDVEVMASEVATNAVLYTASGRPGGRLWAAVIATDDVVRVEITDQGDAHSEPRIPACAGLGGRGLLLVQELSARWDWCRNSAGRTTVWFEVPRAGGAVGRCGGGRGE, via the coding sequence GTGATCGCGGCGGGCCTGCTGGCGGGTGACGGGCCGGTGTCGGTGGTGCTGTCGGTGGTGGCGCGGCGCTTCCCGGGTGGGGACGGGTCTGCGGGGGCGCGGGTGGATGTGCGGCAGGTGCGGCGCTTCGTGCGTGGGGTGCTGGGTGAGGTGCTGGACGGGGCGGGGGTGGATCTGGACGACGTTGAGGTGATGGCGTCGGAGGTCGCCACGAACGCCGTCTTGTATACGGCCAGTGGCCGGCCGGGTGGCCGGTTGTGGGCGGCGGTGATCGCCACCGATGACGTGGTGCGGGTGGAGATCACCGATCAGGGCGACGCGCACAGTGAGCCGCGTATCCCGGCGTGTGCGGGACTGGGTGGCCGGGGCCTGCTGCTGGTTCAGGAGTTGTCGGCGCGGTGGGACTGGTGCCGCAACAGCGCGGGGCGCACGACGGTGTGGTTCGAGGTGCCGCGCGCTGGCGGGGCCGTGGGGCGCTGTGGGGGTGGCCGGGGTGAGTGA
- a CDS encoding GntR family transcriptional regulator encodes MSTLGHEKNPAHPAAITGENFPLYVTIRDEIVRAIQVGQIPPGSPLPSNSQIQQRWNVSHKTSRRVLQELAAIGWAKRDSTRGYIAVLGPPLVLSHVPGHDPDQTDIDRTRDDYGQTPAYPPAYQTGQQTAPYAGPAPQAPPYAQPRPQHTVPLGGMIPRI; translated from the coding sequence GTGTCCACATTGGGCCACGAGAAAAATCCTGCGCACCCCGCCGCGATAACCGGTGAAAACTTCCCGCTGTACGTGACCATCCGCGATGAAATCGTGCGCGCGATCCAGGTCGGCCAGATCCCGCCCGGCAGCCCGCTGCCCAGCAACTCCCAGATCCAGCAGCGCTGGAACGTCTCCCACAAGACCAGCCGCCGCGTCCTGCAAGAGCTGGCCGCCATCGGATGGGCCAAGCGCGACAGCACCCGGGGATACATCGCCGTTCTCGGCCCCCCGCTCGTGCTGTCCCACGTCCCCGGCCACGACCCCGACCAGACCGACATCGACCGGACCCGCGACGACTACGGCCAGACACCCGCCTACCCGCCCGCCTACCAGACCGGCCAGCAGACCGCCCCCTACGCTGGACCCGCCCCCCAAGCACCCCCCTACGCCCAGCCCCGCCCACAGCACACCGTGCCGCTCGGCGGGATGATCCCCCGGATCTGA